A single Denticeps clupeoides chromosome 7, fDenClu1.1, whole genome shotgun sequence DNA region contains:
- the nfil3-6 gene encoding nuclear factor, interleukin 3 regulated, member 6 isoform X2 gives MSFSNKSLFEEDSLEVASAGQDVSFADEAVSILTSSSLLARSLLGRASGLKRKEESGAAGQSSALRRKREFIPHEKKDDGYWDKRKKNNEAAKRSREKRRVNDMVLENRLLALLEENARLRAELLALKFRFGLVKDPSNAPILPLSAQNPVTPQYYLPGAQPSHPCPGQGTHLQGSRRAGGLVRTDASSPSSEDSGFSTPGGGSSVGSPVFFDDRGEHCGKEELAYEAHHSPAGHQVSTAHRPENGDGMRSLPHKLRFKLPGGGDGHIERCGPAQPPPSAWGQHFVTGTADGSVPPQEGEDSRHHFSPPGSGYRQCQSDPLYHAENSVLKSQLSSLSAEVSQLKRLFTEQLLPKAN, from the coding sequence ATGAGTTTCTCCAACAAAAGCCTGTTTGAAGAGGACTCTCTGGAGGTGGCCTCCGCCGGGCAGGACGTTTCCTTCGCCGACGAGGCTGTGTCCATTCTGACGTCCAGCAGCCTCTTGGCTCGCTCGCTGCTGGGCCGCGCGTCCGGCCTGAAGCGTAAGGAGGAGTCCGGCGCGGCGGGTCAGAGCTCGGCACTCCGTCGGAAGCGCGAATTCATTCCTCACGAGAAAAAGGACGACGGCTACTGGGACAAGCGCAAGAAGAACAACGAGGCGGCCAAGCGCTCGCGCGAGAAAAGACGCGTCAACGACATGGTGCTGGAGAACCGCCTCCTGGCGCTGCTGGAGGAAAATGCCCGGCTGAGAGCGGAGCTCCTGGCGCTCAAATTCCGCTTTGGTTTGGTCAAGGACCCGTCCAACGCGCCCATCCTTCCCCTGTCCGCACAGAACCCTGTTACGCCACAGTACTACCTCCCCGGAGCTCAGCCCAGCCACCCCTGTCCTGGGCAGGGCACCCACCTGCAGGGAAGCCGCCGGGCGGGCGGCCTGGTCAGGACCGACGCCAGCAGCCCGTCGTCAGAAGACTCTGGATTCTCCACCCCTGGAGGTGGCTCCAGCGTGGGAAGCCCAGTGTTTTTTGACGATCGAGGCGAACACTGCGGCAAAGAGGAACTGGCCTACGAGGCGCACCACTCGCCCGCGGGCCACCAGGTCAGCACCGCCCACAGGCCAGAGAACGGGGATGGGATGAGGAGCCTGCCGCACAAGTTGCGCTTCAAGTTGCCCGGCGGAGGAGACGGCCATATTGAGCGGTGTGGCCCCGCACAGCCGCCACCCTCCGCATGGGGCCAGCACTTTGTGACCGGCACCGCCGACGGGAGCGTGCCACCGCAGGAAGGCGAGGACAGCAGACATCACTTCAGTCCCCCTGGCAGCGGGTACAGGCAGTGCCAGTCCGACCCGCTGTACCATGCTGAGAACAGTGTGCTGAAGTCCCAGCTGAGCTCTCTCAGTGCCGAGGTGTCCCAGCTCAAGCGACTCTTCACGGAGCAACTCCTGCCCAAAGCCAACTAA
- the nfil3-6 gene encoding nuclear factor, interleukin 3 regulated, member 6 isoform X1, with protein sequence METAGSLRWNDCYIKEHKASPPPVHLCAVAEMSFSNKSLFEEDSLEVASAGQDVSFADEAVSILTSSSLLARSLLGRASGLKRKEESGAAGQSSALRRKREFIPHEKKDDGYWDKRKKNNEAAKRSREKRRVNDMVLENRLLALLEENARLRAELLALKFRFGLVKDPSNAPILPLSAQNPVTPQYYLPGAQPSHPCPGQGTHLQGSRRAGGLVRTDASSPSSEDSGFSTPGGGSSVGSPVFFDDRGEHCGKEELAYEAHHSPAGHQVSTAHRPENGDGMRSLPHKLRFKLPGGGDGHIERCGPAQPPPSAWGQHFVTGTADGSVPPQEGEDSRHHFSPPGSGYRQCQSDPLYHAENSVLKSQLSSLSAEVSQLKRLFTEQLLPKAN encoded by the exons ATGGAGACGGCCGGCAGCCTGCG GTGGAATGATTGCTACATAAAAGAGCACAAGGCTTCACCACCCCCAGTCCATCTGTGTGCAGTGGCAGAGATGAGTTTCTCCAACAAAAGCCTGTTTGAAGAGGACTCTCTGGAGGTGGCCTCCGCCGGGCAGGACGTTTCCTTCGCCGACGAGGCTGTGTCCATTCTGACGTCCAGCAGCCTCTTGGCTCGCTCGCTGCTGGGCCGCGCGTCCGGCCTGAAGCGTAAGGAGGAGTCCGGCGCGGCGGGTCAGAGCTCGGCACTCCGTCGGAAGCGCGAATTCATTCCTCACGAGAAAAAGGACGACGGCTACTGGGACAAGCGCAAGAAGAACAACGAGGCGGCCAAGCGCTCGCGCGAGAAAAGACGCGTCAACGACATGGTGCTGGAGAACCGCCTCCTGGCGCTGCTGGAGGAAAATGCCCGGCTGAGAGCGGAGCTCCTGGCGCTCAAATTCCGCTTTGGTTTGGTCAAGGACCCGTCCAACGCGCCCATCCTTCCCCTGTCCGCACAGAACCCTGTTACGCCACAGTACTACCTCCCCGGAGCTCAGCCCAGCCACCCCTGTCCTGGGCAGGGCACCCACCTGCAGGGAAGCCGCCGGGCGGGCGGCCTGGTCAGGACCGACGCCAGCAGCCCGTCGTCAGAAGACTCTGGATTCTCCACCCCTGGAGGTGGCTCCAGCGTGGGAAGCCCAGTGTTTTTTGACGATCGAGGCGAACACTGCGGCAAAGAGGAACTGGCCTACGAGGCGCACCACTCGCCCGCGGGCCACCAGGTCAGCACCGCCCACAGGCCAGAGAACGGGGATGGGATGAGGAGCCTGCCGCACAAGTTGCGCTTCAAGTTGCCCGGCGGAGGAGACGGCCATATTGAGCGGTGTGGCCCCGCACAGCCGCCACCCTCCGCATGGGGCCAGCACTTTGTGACCGGCACCGCCGACGGGAGCGTGCCACCGCAGGAAGGCGAGGACAGCAGACATCACTTCAGTCCCCCTGGCAGCGGGTACAGGCAGTGCCAGTCCGACCCGCTGTACCATGCTGAGAACAGTGTGCTGAAGTCCCAGCTGAGCTCTCTCAGTGCCGAGGTGTCCCAGCTCAAGCGACTCTTCACGGAGCAACTCCTGCCCAAAGCCAACTAA